GAACTTGTCCTGGTTGTAGCTGGCGAAGCCGCTCATCAGGGTAGCGCGGTCATCGATGCTGCCCGGCGTGCCCACGCTGTCGACATCGGTCTTGCCTTGCTGGCGCGACATCGCCAAGCCCACGCTCAGCGCCGGCGTGGCCTGGAAGTCCACGCCCAGCGTGTATAGCTGGCCCTTGGGCTTGGCCGACAGGCCGCCGTAGCCTACCTTGTCGTCGCCGAAGGCTCCGTTGACGAAAGCGCTGACCTCGCCCACCGCGCGTTTTTGCGAGCGTATCGCCTGGTAGCGGGCATCCAGCGCGCTGCCCAGTTGGCGCGCGTTGTTCAGCGACGACTGCGGGATGGCGGCGGCGAAATAGGGCGCCTGCAGCAGGCCGTACACGTAATCGCCGATGATCTTGTTCGCTGCGGGTGTGGGGTGCAGCCCATCCGTGAAAATGTAACTCTGGGAATAGGCGGCGCTTGAGCAGGTGATGGCGCTGGTGGCGCAGATGGAGCCAATGGTGTTGGTGAAGCCGAAGCGGTTGGGGTTCGCGCTGATTTCGCTCATCAACCCCGCGACATTGGCGCGCACGACGCCATGCTGCAGGCCGCTGCCGAGCAAAGCATAATCCACAAGGCTGTTATAGCCGGAACTCAATTGCTGCAAGGCGGCGAGAATGGTGTTGTAGGTGCTGGTCAAGGTGGTGACCGAGTCCGGCGCCCCCATGGACGTATTGGCGGCGGCAAGCGCTTGCTGGATGACCGCGTCTTGATTGGCCTGAGTGACGGCGCTGCTGCTGATGGTTTGCCATGCCGCGCCAACGGCGTTGTTGACATAGGTATCCAATGCCGCGCCGCTGAGTCCCGCGTTTTGGCCAACAGCGCTGGCCACGCTTTGAACGGTTTGATACAAGGCGGCAGGGGTGGTCGCCAGGCTGGGAACATTCGGTACGATGATCGTTTTCGCGCCGGCGTTTTGTAGGCTCCCGACGAGCGTGCCGACCGTGCCGGCCGATGTGGCCAGAAGCTTGGTCGCGGTGGCGGCGGTTTTGTCCGTGGTCAGCGTGCCGGCTGCAGCGGAAATATCGTTTCCTCCGATCCAGACCGAATACACGGCATTGCCATCGGCTTTGCCTCCTGTGCTGGTCAGATAGTTTTGAATCTGGGTCGGCAATTCCAGGATGGCGGTGCTGCCGTCTGGCCCATACTGCTCGACCGAGCCGCTTGCTCCGGTAGTGCCGGGATACTGGGTGATGGATGCATAACTTTGCGCCACTGCGCCGCCTTGGGCGTAGTTATTGCCTGTCGAACTGGTATTGGCGGCATTGCTTGGGTTGTTTGCGGTGGAACTCAGGCCATAGTGGCTGGAGAGCACGGAGGTCCAGTTGGGCTGATTCTGGTAAGTCCAGTGGGCCCCCGATGGCAATCCGCCCAGGCCTCCGAAAGCGCCGATGTCGGACAGGCTGTCCCCAAAGAAATAGATGTTGCTGTATGCGTTTGCCGCGGAAGGCAGAGCCATCGCGGTGGCCAGGGCGAGAGTAGTCAGGCGATTGCGCATTTTGTTCCTCATCAAAAGGTGTTGTCTCTATTTTTTAGTGTCAAGAGTCTAAGCTCTAATCAAACGATTATTCGAATATAAGCCCCGCTTGTCAATCGACATCGCGCGTCGTTGGGCCATCGGTTAAAATGCGATGATGCGAAGACTCATCATCATCCTGTGCGGCCTGGTGGCCGCGGGGGCCGCCTGGGGTGGCGCGCAGGACTTGGCGCAGCTGGAGCGTCTGGCCAACTTGTTTCTCAAGCGGGAGCTGGAAATGCGCGCCGCGACCTGGACGTTGGGCCAATTGGACAGAAGGCTGGTGGTGCCTGCATGCCATACGCCCAGGGTGGATTGGGCGACTCCGGGCGTGACCACCGGCTCGACTTTCGTCGCGGTTTCCTGCCAGGAATTGGGTTGGTCCCTGCGAATTCCCGTACGGATCAACGAGAAGCGTTTGGGCCTGGTGTTGAATCGGGCGATGAGCGCGGGCGAGACGGTTACCGGCGAAGATGTCAGGCTGGTGGACATCAGCAATCCGGCCTTGGCCGGCAATGTGCTGACCGATGCGAGCCAGGCTGTGGGCCAGGTATTGCGCACAGGCGCGCCGGCCGGCGCCTGGGTGCGCAACTTCATGGTGCGCGCGCCGTATCTGGTGCGCAGCAACCAACAGGTGAAAGTGCTGGCGCAGGGGGAGGGATTCAGCGCCGAAGCCGAGGGCACGGCCTTGGGCAACGCGGCGCAGGGCGACCAGATCAGCGTGCGGCTAAGCACGGGCAGAGTCGTCCGCGGCATGGTGCAGGCAGACGGCAGCGTGGCGGTGGTGTTCTAGGCAGCGAAATATCGCAGAAAATAGTTCAAGAGATTGTTTTTTCGGTCGATAATAGGATCAGTTGAGTTTAGCTACGGGAAGGTCAGGCCATGAAGATCGACAATTCGGGCAAGCTGTCGGGCGCCTACAGCAGCCAGAGCAAGCCCGCGCCCCGTGCCTCGTCCAGTTCCAGCGCCTCCAGCGCCAGTTCCAGCAGCGATAGCGTCAAGATCGATTCGCTGGCCAGCAAGTTGAGCGCCATAGGTAACGATCCCAGCGCCCAGCAGCCGTCGTTCGACGCCGCCAAGGTGGAGCAGATCAAGTCCGCGATCGCCAACGGCAGCTTCAGCATCAACGCCGACAAGATCGCCGATGGGCTGATCTCGTCGGCTCGGGAATTGCTGAACGGCTGAGCGCATGGCAGAGGCGGGTAACGGAAGAAACGATATGTCAGCCGTCGAGCAGTTTGTCGGTCATTGCCGGGACGAGTGCGAGCTCGTGGCCCGGCTTGTTGTTTTGCTGGAGCAGGAACAGGGCTTGCTGATCCAGGGAGAAAGCCAGCAATTGGAGCCCCTGGCCGACAGCAAGAGCGAGGTGCTTGACCAGTTGGCCGCTCAATCCGCGCTGCGCGGGGCGTTGATGAAATCGTTGGGCGTGCAGGACAAGGATACGCTGTACATCTGGCTGGCGGACAAGCCGTCCGCCTGCGAGGCGTGGACCCGGTTGGAAGACGCGATCAACCGCGCGCAGAGCGTCAATCAGCTGAATGCCGCTTTCGTCAGCGAGCGCCTGGCGTTGGTGGAGGGCTCGCTGGACGTGCTGCGCAGCGCTGCGGCGTCCACGCTTGGCTACGGGCGGGATGGACAGACGCCGGAGCCGGTCACCGGTCGAAGGCTGCTTGGCTCGGCCTGAGCCGCGAGGCAAGAACAAGACGGGGCGCCAGCGATGGCGCCCTAGTCGTTTCCGCTGCCGCCGCGACATCGCGGTGGGCGCGACCCGGCCTTTATGGTATCTTCCCCAGCGGTCCCGTGAAAATCACTACCAGAATCCATGACCCTGATTTCGCTGATTCTTGCCCTGGCCCTGGAGCAACTGCGACCGCTCGGCAATCGCAACCGGGTGTGGCTGCTGTTCACGCGCTACGCCAACCACCTCGAGCGCAACCTGAATGCCGGCGCCGAGCGGCACGGCGTGCTCGCCTGGCTGGCCGCCATTGTGCCCGCGCTGCTGCTGAGCCTGCTGCTGTTCTATTCGCTGAAAGCGATGAGCCCTATCCTGGCGCTGGCCTTCAATGTGCTGGTGTTGTACCTGACCATGGGCTTCCGCCATTTCTCCAGCGCGTTTTCCGAGATATCCCAGGCCTTGGCCGAAGGGCGGGATTACGATGCCAGGGTGGCGCTGGCCCAATGGACCGGCTTGCCTACGGCGGAACTCACCGTCGAGGAGATATCCCGGCTGGCGATAGAGCAAGGCGTGGTGGACAGTTATCGCCACGTGTTCGGGACCATGTTCTGGTTCGTCGTATTGCCGGGTCCGTCCGGCGCCTTGCTGTACCGGCTGTGCTCGATGCTCAATCAGAAGTGGGGCAGTCGCAATGCCGACGAGGATCCGTTCGGTTTGTTTGCCGCGCGCTTCGCCGCCTGGCTGGATTGGATTCCGGTGCGTCTGACCGCAATCTCCTTTGCGATCATGGGGGATTTCGAGGATGCGATTTATTGCTGGCGATCCCAGGCCAGAACCTGGGGCAACTACGCCAACGGCATCCTGCTGGCTTCTGCCGCCGGCGCGCTGGGCGTGAGGCTGGGCGATCCGTTGCGGCAAGACTATTCTGTTAAGTACCGGCCCGAGCTGGGACTGGGCGACGAGGCCGATCCCAGCTTCCTGAAAAGCGCGGTAGGCTTGGTGTGGCGCTCGGCGCTGCTATGGCTGGCGGTGACGCTGCTGATCAGCGTGGCCAGCCATATGGGTTGACCGACGGCCGCCGCCCTTGGGCGGCGCGCTTGTGTCCGGCGCCGATTTTGGGAGCGGTTTGAGCCGCTTCGATTGATGAACATCGGGGCGCGTTGGCGCGAAAGGCGCAACGTGCCCTTACGTATTGCAGGAGTGTGTTGAATGTTGTTTTCCGAACTCGGCTTGTCGCCGGAGATCCTGCGCGCCATCGAAGAGCAGGGCTATAGCCAGCCGACGCCGATCCAGGAGAAGGCGATTCCCCTGGTGCTGTCCGGCCGCGACCTGCTTGCCGCCGCGCAGACCGGCACCGGCAAGACCGCGGCTTTCATGCTGCCGATACTGGAGCGCTTGAAGAAGTTCGCCAATACCAGCGTGTCGCCGGCCATGCATCCGATTCGCGCGCTGGTGCTGTCCCCGACGCGGGAGTTGGCAGACCAGATCGGCGTCAATGTGCAGACTTACACCAAGTATCTGCCGTTGCGCGCCACCACCGTCTTCGGCGGCGTCAACATGGATCCGCAAACCCAGGAGCTGCGCCGCGGCGTGGAAATCCTGATCGCGACGCCGGGCCGCTTGCTGGACCACATCCAGCAAAAGACCGTGCAGTTGAACAAGGTGGAAGTGCTGGTGCTGGATGAAGGCGACCGCATGCTGGACATGGGCTTCATCCAGGATATCCGCAAGATCATGGGCATGCTGCCCAAGGAACGGCAGACGCTGCTGTTCTCGGCGACGTTCGCGCCCGAGATCAAACGGCTGGCCGCCGATTTCATGCGCTCTCCGCAGACGGTGGAAGTCGCGCGCCAGAACGCCACCAACGACCAGGTGGAACAGCTGGTGTACCAAGTGGACAATTTCAAGAAGCGCCAGTTGCTCGCTCACCTGATTCGCTCGCGCGAGATGAGCCAGGTCATTGTCTTTTGCAAGACCAAGATCAGCGCCGACCAGCTGTCGCGGGACTTGAAACGCGACGGGCTGAATGCCGAGGCAATCCACGGCGACAAAACGCAGGGCACGCGGCTGGAGACGCTGGCGGCCTTCAAGGAAGGCTCGCTGCGCGTGCTGGTGGCCACCGACGTGGCGGCGCGCGGCCTGGATATCTCGGAGCTGCCCTATGTGGTGAATTTCGAGCTGCCCAATTCGCCGGAAGATTACGTGCACCGCATCGGCCGCACCGGCCGCGCCGGCGCCAAAGGCGTGGCGATTTCTCTGATGTGCCCGGAGGAGTCCAAACAGCATGAGGCGATCGAGAGGCTGACCAAGCAGACGCTACCTCCTCAGAACGCCGACGGTTTCTGGCCGTCCTGGCTGCCGCGTCCCAACAAGCCTGCGCGCGAACCCGCGCC
This genomic window from Chromobacterium phragmitis contains:
- a CDS encoding CobD/CbiB family protein; the encoded protein is MTLISLILALALEQLRPLGNRNRVWLLFTRYANHLERNLNAGAERHGVLAWLAAIVPALLLSLLLFYSLKAMSPILALAFNVLVLYLTMGFRHFSSAFSEISQALAEGRDYDARVALAQWTGLPTAELTVEEISRLAIEQGVVDSYRHVFGTMFWFVVLPGPSGALLYRLCSMLNQKWGSRNADEDPFGLFAARFAAWLDWIPVRLTAISFAIMGDFEDAIYCWRSQARTWGNYANGILLASAAGALGVRLGDPLRQDYSVKYRPELGLGDEADPSFLKSAVGLVWRSALLWLAVTLLISVASHMG
- a CDS encoding DEAD/DEAH box helicase, producing the protein MLFSELGLSPEILRAIEEQGYSQPTPIQEKAIPLVLSGRDLLAAAQTGTGKTAAFMLPILERLKKFANTSVSPAMHPIRALVLSPTRELADQIGVNVQTYTKYLPLRATTVFGGVNMDPQTQELRRGVEILIATPGRLLDHIQQKTVQLNKVEVLVLDEGDRMLDMGFIQDIRKIMGMLPKERQTLLFSATFAPEIKRLAADFMRSPQTVEVARQNATNDQVEQLVYQVDNFKKRQLLAHLIRSREMSQVIVFCKTKISADQLSRDLKRDGLNAEAIHGDKTQGTRLETLAAFKEGSLRVLVATDVAARGLDISELPYVVNFELPNSPEDYVHRIGRTGRAGAKGVAISLMCPEESKQHEAIERLTKQTLPPQNADGFWPSWLPRPNKPAREPAPSAPALSSGKSEGLKQARAGRRSRKGKREIPALLLPPRYKVEIIR
- a CDS encoding flagella synthesis protein FlgN; this translates as MSAVEQFVGHCRDECELVARLVVLLEQEQGLLIQGESQQLEPLADSKSEVLDQLAAQSALRGALMKSLGVQDKDTLYIWLADKPSACEAWTRLEDAINRAQSVNQLNAAFVSERLALVEGSLDVLRSAAASTLGYGRDGQTPEPVTGRRLLGSA
- the flgM gene encoding flagellar biosynthesis anti-sigma factor FlgM, whose protein sequence is MKIDNSGKLSGAYSSQSKPAPRASSSSSASSASSSSDSVKIDSLASKLSAIGNDPSAQQPSFDAAKVEQIKSAIANGSFSINADKIADGLISSARELLNG
- a CDS encoding autotransporter outer membrane beta-barrel domain-containing protein, which produces MRNRLTTLALATAMALPSAANAYSNIYFFGDSLSDIGAFGGLGGLPSGAHWTYQNQPNWTSVLSSHYGLSSTANNPSNAANTSSTGNNYAQGGAVAQSYASITQYPGTTGASGSVEQYGPDGSTAILELPTQIQNYLTSTGGKADGNAVYSVWIGGNDISAAAGTLTTDKTAATATKLLATSAGTVGTLVGSLQNAGAKTIIVPNVPSLATTPAALYQTVQSVASAVGQNAGLSGAALDTYVNNAVGAAWQTISSSAVTQANQDAVIQQALAAANTSMGAPDSVTTLTSTYNTILAALQQLSSGYNSLVDYALLGSGLQHGVVRANVAGLMSEISANPNRFGFTNTIGSICATSAITCSSAAYSQSYIFTDGLHPTPAANKIIGDYVYGLLQAPYFAAAIPQSSLNNARQLGSALDARYQAIRSQKRAVGEVSAFVNGAFGDDKVGYGGLSAKPKGQLYTLGVDFQATPALSVGLAMSRQQGKTDVDSVGTPGSIDDRATLMSGFASYNQDKFWVDGDLHVGSGDLDTQRNVALGPASVGISGKTRSTQFGLRAAGGYRIQYRGVATGPVAGLDYAYAKVAGFAEQGGNSSSMSFSSQNVSSLVGRVGWQLDADIGRFSPYAKVSFAHEFKQNDRGVTAGLATTVGDWTTNLGKPDANWMEWTAGVSANFSKSVTAFGLLTVTSGKSGGNQTGGNLGVAMSF
- the flgA gene encoding flagellar basal body P-ring formation chaperone FlgA, with translation MRRLIIILCGLVAAGAAWGGAQDLAQLERLANLFLKRELEMRAATWTLGQLDRRLVVPACHTPRVDWATPGVTTGSTFVAVSCQELGWSLRIPVRINEKRLGLVLNRAMSAGETVTGEDVRLVDISNPALAGNVLTDASQAVGQVLRTGAPAGAWVRNFMVRAPYLVRSNQQVKVLAQGEGFSAEAEGTALGNAAQGDQISVRLSTGRVVRGMVQADGSVAVVF